The genome window GCGACCCGTTGCCTCTGTAGGCCGAGATTCATTTCGGTCACAAACTACAGGAAGCCGCGACCTCCCATCATCAAAGACGGAGGTTCGGGGCTAAAGCCCCTCCTACAAAACGAACGTCGTGGGACCGGCTTTCGCCGCGATTGAGGGACCTGTTTTGCCGCCTGAACGGGCCTTAAAAGAACGCCCCCCGTCGGGTGGAGCTGAGCAGATATAGGAAGAAAGGCCCGCCCAGGAGGGCGGTGAGCAGGGTCAGGGGGATCTCCTGCGGAGGTATCAGGGTGCGGCTAAGCAGGTCGGCGAGGGCCAGCAGGGTTGCCCCCAGGAGGATCGAGGCGGGGATCACCCGGGCATAACGTGGGCCGATCAGCAGGCGGGCCAGATGCGGGGCGATCAGCCCGATGAAGCCGATGATCCCGGTGAAGGCCACGGCGCCGGCGGTGGCCAGGGTGGCAGCGGCGATGGCCAGCCGTTTCACCCGCTCCACCGGCAGGCCCAGCTGCAGCGCCTGCTCCTCCCCGAACTGCAGCACATCCAGGGGGTAGCCCAGGGCGACCAGCGCCCCCAGGCCCAGGGCCACGTAGGGGAGCGCCCCCCACAGGGCTGGCCATCCGCCCAGGGCATAGCCCCCCAGCATCCAGATCCAGGCTCGATAAGGGGCGATGCGGCCGACCATCAGCATCAGCAGCCCGAGGCTCAGGGCGTTCAGCATCGCTCCCACCGCCACCCCGGACAGCAGCAGCGTTGTGAGGGGGAGGGTCTTCCCGACCCGGGCCAGCCGGTAGACCAGCCCTACGGTCAGGATCCCCCCCAGGAAGGCAGCCAGAGGGAGGGCCAGCAGGCCGGCGAAGGCGCTGGGGAGGTTCAGGGCCACAGCCGCGAGGGCGCCCAGGTTGGCCCCCGCCGCCACGCCGATCAAATAAGGATCCGCCAGGGGGTTGCGGAACAACCCCTGATAGGCCGCGCCCGCTCCGGCCAGCGCGGCCCCGGCCAGGGCCATCAGCAACACCCGGGGGATGCGCACCTCCCACACGATGGTCATCAGAGTGGGATCCACCCCTTCCCCAGGCCGGATCCGCGCCATCAAAACCCGGCCGAGCTCCGGCAAAGGGATGCTCACCGGCCCCAGGGCCATCCCCATCCCCAGGCTCATCCCCAGCGCCAGCGCCAGGCCGGCCCACAGGCCGATCCGCATCGGGCGAGCGCGGTGTCGAAGCAGGCGAAGGGTCTCACCGGCCATTGGATGCTCCCCGGCGGGATTCCCACTCTCCCCCGCTCACGGCCGGATCGGCAGCGGGACAACCTGGGAGAGACCAAGGGGCCGGCGCGGCGACCGGACCTGCTGCGGGAACAGCTCCGGGTGGATGATCCGGGCCATCGCCTCCAGGCCCTCCACGATGCGCGGGCCGGGCCGGGAGATCAGATCCGCGTCGATGGGGTAGATCCGCCCCTCCCGCACCGCCCGCAGGCGGTTCCAGCCCGGCCGCTGTCGGACCTTCTC of Thermoflexus hugenholtzii JAD2 contains these proteins:
- a CDS encoding FecCD family ABC transporter permease, with the protein product MAGETLRLLRHRARPMRIGLWAGLALALGMSLGMGMALGPVSIPLPELGRVLMARIRPGEGVDPTLMTIVWEVRIPRVLLMALAGAALAGAGAAYQGLFRNPLADPYLIGVAAGANLGALAAVALNLPSAFAGLLALPLAAFLGGILTVGLVYRLARVGKTLPLTTLLLSGVAVGAMLNALSLGLLMLMVGRIAPYRAWIWMLGGYALGGWPALWGALPYVALGLGALVALGYPLDVLQFGEEQALQLGLPVERVKRLAIAAATLATAGAVAFTGIIGFIGLIAPHLARLLIGPRYARVIPASILLGATLLALADLLSRTLIPPQEIPLTLLTALLGGPFFLYLLSSTRRGAFF